One stretch of Thermanaerosceptrum fracticalcis DNA includes these proteins:
- a CDS encoding IS91 family transposase has product MGQDNILREIFFDENKHWEKFVNKYEDRIRPVVIKEINKFNRCGQKEAGFTLFACPVCGEMKIVPHTCKGRFCTSCATGYTQEWSRETSKRMYPVPHRHIMFTVDERLWEIFTRHRELLKDLMDLAVKILLEWLKKRGKVKSGAMVGIHTFGARMNFNPHVHILVTEGGFDGAGKWVVKDFIPYVMLRKRWQAAVMEMLKKKLPEQEVKRYKKLFQKIWDDNPEGFVIYGPPNKKGQGSVEAQVGYIGRYMRRPAMALSRIVDYDGENVTFKYFDKTEQKEKQETITVEEFISRIIRHIPDEQFKTIRYYGIYSRRSKRLADKLMEAYLGRQKRRKNGQRGKQRIGWRNKIEEFTGKDPLECMRCKEIMEYKGKVCLKSGILKVVDAVDDFAKKRLKELAGIDEPSKQKKKETRKEKAA; this is encoded by the coding sequence ATGGGCCAGGATAATATCTTAAGAGAGATATTTTTTGATGAGAACAAGCATTGGGAAAAGTTTGTTAATAAATACGAAGACAGAATACGTCCTGTTGTGATAAAGGAAATCAATAAATTTAATCGATGTGGACAAAAAGAAGCAGGATTTACTCTGTTCGCATGTCCGGTATGTGGAGAAATGAAAATAGTTCCTCACACGTGTAAGGGACGTTTTTGTACATCGTGCGCAACCGGATACACCCAAGAATGGAGTCGAGAAACCAGTAAAAGAATGTATCCGGTTCCTCATCGCCACATCATGTTTACAGTGGACGAACGTTTGTGGGAAATATTTACCCGTCATAGAGAACTCTTGAAAGATCTAATGGACCTGGCAGTAAAAATACTATTAGAATGGCTGAAGAAAAGAGGAAAAGTCAAATCCGGCGCCATGGTAGGAATACATACCTTTGGAGCAAGAATGAACTTCAATCCCCATGTACATATCCTAGTAACTGAAGGTGGTTTTGACGGAGCGGGGAAATGGGTTGTTAAAGACTTTATCCCATATGTAATGCTGAGGAAAAGGTGGCAGGCGGCAGTAATGGAGATGTTGAAGAAAAAACTGCCGGAACAAGAAGTTAAACGATATAAGAAGTTGTTTCAAAAGATATGGGATGATAACCCTGAAGGATTTGTAATCTATGGTCCGCCCAATAAAAAAGGACAAGGGTCAGTAGAAGCCCAAGTAGGATATATAGGGCGGTACATGAGAAGACCTGCCATGGCGTTAAGCAGAATTGTAGACTATGACGGGGAAAATGTAACCTTTAAATACTTTGATAAAACAGAGCAAAAAGAAAAACAAGAAACCATCACCGTAGAAGAATTCATATCACGGATAATAAGGCATATACCGGATGAGCAATTTAAAACAATCCGGTATTATGGAATTTACTCCAGAAGGAGTAAAAGATTGGCTGACAAATTAATGGAAGCATACCTGGGAAGGCAGAAAAGAAGGAAAAACGGCCAAAGAGGAAAGCAACGGATAGGCTGGAGAAATAAAATAGAAGAATTCACAGGAAAAGACCCGTTAGAATGTATGAGATGTAAAGAGATAATGGAATACAAGGGGAAAGTGTGTCTAAAATCAGGGATATTGAAAGTTGTTGATGCCGTAGATGACTTTGCTAAAAAAAGACTAAAGGAGTTGGCAGGAATAGATGAGCCCAGTAAGCAGAAAAAGAAAGAAACACGCAAAGAAAAAGCCGCCTAA
- a CDS encoding diguanylate cyclase produces the protein MRFSKGMLELIKELTSQAGQLPLDDVEVTGRVAQAYAGRLRSLLDRVGQEANEAELRGAASDLLALFAGNHNKELLRRRIEFGRKLGAAEVSLEQLVTAYGLFFGRCCDELVPVLQFLEREVQRLKYGGTSLLLDLGLLLLGYEGEVARQMRMLSEVDVLTGLLSRRKFEEELQQALEFARCTKREFSLYWLDIDNFKLINDVYGYTIGDIVLKVVADFLQESFPDTFAIARIGSNEFGVMQMDTGPAEALAKAQVLCQGIAELKIRPFGEEGIFITSSIGVASYPHHGQAQADLMLAAEVAQVTAKRKGRNRAQLIDALDESTNPTVVHERILLLREALRSKENIVPFYQPIVDLETGKPLGYEVLARVRKGEKFLPAGLFVEAAEQSGLMKDIGSIVIEQAMREKNSSWAKDKIFFNV, from the coding sequence GTGAGGTTTTCAAAGGGAATGCTGGAGCTTATTAAAGAACTAACATCCCAGGCTGGGCAATTGCCCTTGGATGATGTAGAGGTTACCGGAAGGGTGGCGCAAGCATACGCTGGCCGGCTGCGATCTTTGTTGGATCGGGTAGGGCAAGAGGCAAACGAGGCGGAACTGCGCGGAGCAGCGAGCGACTTATTGGCGTTGTTTGCTGGAAACCATAACAAGGAACTCTTGCGGCGGCGTATAGAATTCGGAAGAAAGCTGGGCGCTGCAGAAGTGTCGCTGGAGCAACTGGTAACAGCTTATGGGTTATTTTTCGGGCGTTGCTGCGACGAACTAGTCCCGGTTCTCCAATTCCTGGAGAGAGAAGTGCAAAGATTGAAGTACGGCGGGACATCGTTGCTTCTTGACCTCGGCCTGCTGCTCCTGGGATACGAGGGAGAAGTAGCCCGCCAGATGCGGATGCTTTCGGAAGTAGATGTTCTTACAGGCCTTTTGAGCCGCCGCAAGTTCGAAGAAGAGTTGCAGCAGGCACTCGAGTTTGCGCGGTGCACAAAACGAGAGTTTTCTTTATACTGGCTAGACATTGATAATTTTAAGCTGATTAACGACGTTTACGGTTATACCATAGGGGATATTGTACTTAAGGTTGTGGCTGACTTCCTGCAGGAGTCGTTCCCCGACACCTTTGCCATTGCACGCATAGGCAGTAACGAGTTTGGGGTTATGCAGATGGATACGGGTCCTGCTGAAGCCCTGGCAAAGGCGCAGGTGCTGTGCCAGGGCATTGCCGAGCTGAAAATTCGTCCTTTTGGGGAGGAGGGTATTTTCATTACAAGCAGCATTGGCGTGGCTTCGTACCCCCACCATGGGCAAGCGCAAGCTGACCTTATGTTAGCTGCCGAGGTTGCTCAGGTAACGGCCAAGAGGAAAGGGAGGAACCGGGCGCAGCTCATAGATGCGCTCGATGAGAGTACTAATCCTACTGTGGTTCACGAGAGAATTCTTCTCTTGCGAGAAGCTTTACGTTCGAAGGAGAACATCGTCCCCTTTTATCAGCCGATTGTAGATTTAGAGACTGGCAAGCCTTTAGGTTACGAAGTGCTTGCTCGCGTGAGGAAAGGGGAAAAGTTTCTTCCTGCCGGGCTTTTTGTAGAGGCGGCCGAGCAATCCGGCCTTATGAAGGATATTGGCAGTATAGTCATAGAGCAGGCCATGCGGGAAAAAAACAGCTCTTGGGCGAAGGACAAGATTTTCTTTAACGTATAG
- a CDS encoding GGDEF domain-containing protein, with protein MSGDFYSTYRSYLERYMYEGATEGVLLEAYQDLPRCLDGSEVQAASILDVHTRALREVMGIKRDSDSVQWIYIARATEFLAQILIVIDTFLLQLNERIERDHLTGLYNRLALYRLLPQMIEEAQEQGKPLVVAMLDLDDFKRINDQFGHQAGDEALRFVAGLIKRILRSDDVAFRLGGEEFVIVLPATDFAKARIPLERILSQIAAEKILPGVEGLTVSIGVAGYAGRGSVDPDELIRQADEAMYRAKELGKNRVVFAKGDDGE; from the coding sequence TTGTCGGGGGATTTCTATTCAACTTACCGCAGTTATCTTGAACGTTATATGTACGAAGGGGCTACGGAGGGGGTGCTTCTGGAAGCATACCAGGATCTGCCGCGCTGCCTGGACGGGAGCGAGGTGCAGGCCGCCAGCATCTTGGACGTGCATACAAGGGCTCTGCGCGAAGTCATGGGGATTAAGCGGGACAGCGACAGTGTGCAGTGGATATACATAGCCCGTGCGACCGAGTTTTTGGCCCAGATCCTGATAGTTATTGATACGTTCCTCCTCCAGCTGAATGAAAGGATTGAGCGCGATCACCTTACCGGGCTTTATAACCGGCTAGCCCTTTATCGTTTGCTTCCCCAGATGATCGAAGAAGCTCAAGAGCAGGGCAAGCCGCTTGTTGTTGCCATGCTCGATTTGGATGATTTTAAGCGAATAAATGACCAGTTCGGCCACCAGGCCGGCGACGAAGCACTTCGTTTTGTAGCTGGTCTTATCAAAAGAATCTTGCGGAGTGATGACGTGGCCTTTCGCCTCGGCGGTGAAGAATTTGTAATTGTCCTTCCGGCGACAGATTTTGCCAAGGCCAGGATTCCCCTGGAACGAATTCTGTCCCAAATAGCAGCGGAAAAGATACTGCCGGGTGTGGAGGGTCTTACGGTAAGTATAGGAGTTGCCGGGTATGCCGGCCGTGGCTCTGTCGATCCCGACGAGCTAATCCGGCAAGCGGATGAAGCAATGTATCGAGCCAAAGAATTGGGCAAAAACAGAGTGGTCTTTGCCAAGGGCGATGATGGGGAGTGA
- a CDS encoding SpoIIE family protein phosphatase encodes MRLQIEKPEADELAREGSGWEVSAYSRPHWREKVNGDICYTKELGTHVLVVVADVLGHGEGAHRGAVVLAQAMQRATGVLKQTYSVLEEAASQTRGCALFLALLDRKAIEYILVGNIRGWVLTRKGTEVLVGQPGIVGKRMLNPAIRRLELSEPALLLACTDGIKRSFSPVGLQWLWEGAGEEAACRVVEGYGIAEDDASVLVGRRYV; translated from the coding sequence TTGAGATTACAAATTGAAAAACCGGAAGCTGACGAGCTGGCACGAGAAGGCTCCGGGTGGGAGGTATCGGCTTACTCGCGTCCCCATTGGCGGGAGAAAGTAAACGGTGACATTTGTTACACTAAAGAATTAGGTACACACGTACTTGTAGTTGTAGCAGATGTGCTGGGCCATGGGGAGGGAGCACACCGCGGGGCGGTGGTCCTGGCGCAGGCGATGCAACGGGCCACGGGTGTTCTAAAGCAGACATACTCCGTTCTGGAAGAAGCGGCTTCACAGACGCGGGGATGCGCTCTTTTCCTGGCCCTGCTTGACCGAAAAGCGATAGAATATATCTTGGTCGGGAACATCAGAGGGTGGGTGCTGACGCGAAAAGGTACGGAGGTTCTGGTGGGGCAGCCGGGCATTGTAGGCAAGAGAATGCTGAATCCTGCCATCCGCCGGCTGGAGCTGTCGGAGCCTGCCCTTCTTTTGGCCTGTACCGACGGGATCAAGCGTAGCTTTTCGCCCGTAGGTTTGCAATGGCTCTGGGAAGGGGCAGGGGAAGAAGCGGCATGCCGTGTGGTAGAGGGATATGGCATCGCTGAAGACGATGCCAGCGTGCTGGTAGGGAGGAGGTATGTCTAG
- a CDS encoding anti-sigma regulatory factor yields MDGKLRELLDISENDFDVVVRITREEDIAIARQMAKQLAQELGFSLADVTKVATAVSELARNIYRYAQTGKIMIRKRLEESGGPAIQVVAADRGPGIDNVDRVLARGYTTHERSLGIGLPGVRRLMDFCEIASKVGTGTVVRVEKRRRKF; encoded by the coding sequence TTGGACGGGAAACTAAGGGAGTTGCTGGATATTTCGGAAAACGACTTTGACGTGGTAGTGCGCATCACCCGGGAAGAAGATATTGCCATAGCCAGACAGATGGCCAAGCAACTTGCCCAAGAACTTGGTTTTTCTCTTGCTGATGTAACCAAAGTAGCTACTGCCGTTTCCGAACTTGCACGCAATATCTATCGCTATGCCCAAACTGGTAAAATAATGATCCGTAAACGGCTCGAGGAGAGCGGTGGGCCTGCCATACAAGTGGTGGCGGCTGATCGCGGTCCAGGCATCGATAACGTAGACAGGGTTCTGGCAAGAGGCTATACGACGCATGAGCGCAGTCTGGGCATAGGCTTGCCGGGAGTAAGGCGCCTTATGGATTTTTGTGAGATTGCCTCCAAAGTCGGCACGGGCACCGTGGTGAGGGTGGAAAAGAGGAGGCGCAAATTTTGA
- a CDS encoding STAS domain-containing protein yields the protein MAFKEKVVPTIRIGDSLLVPIQIDLDDKTVEQLQAQLLEEIREHRVRAVILDVRMVEVIDSYISYTLSETAAMAHLMGCRTVICGIQPPVALTLAQMGIELQGFLVARDLEHAMGLVYSP from the coding sequence ATGGCATTTAAAGAAAAGGTGGTCCCAACCATAAGGATTGGGGATTCTTTGTTGGTGCCCATACAGATAGACCTGGACGATAAGACTGTGGAGCAGTTGCAAGCACAGCTTTTGGAGGAAATTCGGGAACACCGGGTACGAGCGGTTATTCTGGACGTACGGATGGTAGAGGTAATCGACAGCTATATATCCTATACTCTTTCGGAGACTGCTGCCATGGCTCACCTGATGGGTTGCCGTACTGTGATCTGCGGTATTCAGCCTCCTGTGGCCCTAACCCTGGCACAAATGGGAATAGAACTGCAAGGTTTTTTGGTTGCCCGGGATCTCGAGCACGCTATGGGTCTGGTATATTCACCTTGA
- a CDS encoding STAS domain-containing protein produces the protein MDENRVEMLVEELEAGSKHEEKLWRKLLPGVVSGATGNDLREMIREPLFGLLHELGETALGAKLKLVIERTPTFPTAELLPLILELCGELRHDSEQAVRELERMLSELATPIVRIWAEVLLVPLIGSLDSDRAQGMAEKLLERVSTTRAKVVVVDVTGVPTIDTAAGGFLIETFSAVKLLGAEVILTGLKPEIAHTLVKLGIDFRMVVIARDLEDALRQAIAMIEEDRSRQRKIVWTRGSNFPGEGGEHDGI, from the coding sequence GTGGATGAAAACCGGGTAGAAATGCTTGTTGAGGAGCTGGAGGCTGGTAGTAAGCACGAAGAGAAACTATGGCGCAAACTTTTGCCAGGAGTTGTTTCGGGTGCCACCGGAAATGATTTGCGTGAGATGATACGGGAACCCTTGTTTGGGTTGCTTCATGAACTAGGAGAAACGGCGCTGGGGGCAAAGCTGAAGCTTGTTATCGAGCGTACACCAACTTTTCCGACAGCCGAGCTTTTGCCGCTGATCCTAGAGCTTTGTGGTGAGCTGCGCCACGATAGCGAGCAGGCTGTTCGCGAGCTTGAGCGCATGCTTTCGGAGTTGGCAACGCCGATTGTCCGCATTTGGGCGGAGGTACTGCTGGTGCCGCTGATTGGCAGCCTGGATAGTGACCGGGCGCAGGGTATGGCAGAAAAGCTTTTGGAGCGCGTCAGTACCACGCGGGCCAAAGTGGTAGTTGTGGATGTCACCGGGGTCCCCACGATTGACACGGCAGCGGGTGGTTTTCTTATCGAAACGTTTAGCGCAGTGAAGCTACTGGGAGCGGAGGTTATCCTAACCGGCCTTAAGCCCGAAATCGCCCACACCTTGGTTAAGCTGGGGATCGATTTCCGCATGGTGGTGATAGCCCGTGACCTTGAAGATGCTCTGCGCCAGGCTATAGCCATGATCGAGGAAGATAGGAGCCGGCAGAGGAAAATCGTATGGACACGGGGCAGTAATTTCCCAGGTGAAGGTGGAGAACACGATGGCATTTAA
- a CDS encoding GGDEF domain-containing protein, whose protein sequence is MPCGTCCLPNLRGQGGTVPLYSVIFLDVDYFKAYNDTYGHVAGDVVLQKTAEIIKNSIRSVDIAGRYGGEEFVIILPGTEKEGAAKVANRIRKSIETYPFPYRQVTASLGIALAKNNDSVDSLLERADQALYQAKRQGKNRFYLDPS, encoded by the coding sequence GTGCCTTGCGGAACATGCTGTTTACCGAACTTGAGAGGACAAGGAGGTACGGTACCCCTTTATTCAGTTATTTTCCTGGACGTAGATTATTTCAAAGCTTACAATGATACCTATGGCCACGTGGCCGGCGATGTGGTGCTGCAGAAAACGGCAGAAATAATAAAAAACAGCATCAGGAGTGTGGATATTGCGGGCCGCTACGGAGGTGAGGAGTTTGTAATTATTCTTCCAGGGACGGAAAAGGAAGGTGCTGCAAAAGTGGCGAACAGAATACGGAAATCGATAGAGACTTACCCTTTCCCGTACCGCCAGGTTACCGCAAGCCTGGGGATAGCTTTAGCGAAAAACAACGATTCTGTTGATTCCTTGCTTGAAAGGGCAGATCAGGCTTTATATCAGGCGAAAAGACAAGGGAAAAACCGCTTCTACTTGGACCCATCGTAA